A segment of the Phycisphaerae bacterium RAS1 genome:
GGCTTCGGCCAGCCGCGCCTCTACCGGCGCGGCGGCCGCCATGGCGCGCTGCCGATCCTGCTGGCAGACGGCAAGCTGCGCCCGCAGCTCGCCGGCCTGAAGCTCGGGCTCGCGCCGATCGAGTTCGCAAAGCACGTCGCCCGCACGCACGCGATCGCCGGCGATCGCGCGCGCGGCCGCCAGTGTGCCGTCCAGCGGCATGCTGACATGCCGCACCTCCGCCGGCGTCACCACGCAGGGCACGGCGACGTCGTAATTCAGCGTGCCGAAGAAGAACCACGTCGCCGCCACCAGGACTACGCCGACCGCGATTCGCAGCGCGTGGCGCTCGGGCTGGGCGAATGCCGCGACCCTTTCGTGCAAGGCGTCGCGCACGTGCCGCAGGACGCTCCGCCGCGCCGCCCGCACCAGCAGCAGCGCGCCCGCGTAGGGCTCGACGGTCGTTTTGATTTGCTCCAGCTCATCGGCCCGCAGCGGCTTGTCCGCCCGCCGGCGGAGCGACAAGACCGCGACGCATTTGTCGCCGGCCATGAGCGGGATCGACGCGACCGACGCGCCGCGCGCCGACTGCCGCCACTGGCGATGCAGACGATAGGCGGGCGCCGGCTGGTCATCGCTCGCGTCGATGTCGCCGCTGACGGCGCGGCCAAAATCGAGACACTCTTCCATGGCGGCCTGAATGCAGACAACGCCGGGGCTTCGCCGGCTGACATCGTCCAGACCGGAGATGGAGATGATTCGCACGCGCCGGCCGCTGACCAGGCCGAGAGCGACCAGCTCCCCGCCCAGCTTGTTGCGGAGCGTATTGGTGATGTTGAAGGCCAGTTCTTCGACGGATTCAAACGCCGCCGCACGCGCGGCCGCGTGGGTTGCTTCCTTCACACCGGCCTGACCCGCGGTCGCAGGCGCCGCGCCGACGCTGGCGGCCAGACACGACGTCAGGGCGGCCAGCGACTCGACCAGCGCCACCCGCGGACGGGCGTCGACGTCGGTGATCGGGGCGACCAGGGCCAGGGCGCCCATCGTCGCGCCGCCCTTGTCGAACAGCGGCACGGAAATCAGCGCGATGCGCAGCTCGGCTTGTCGAGCGCTCAGCAGCGTGGCGCGCGCCCGGCCCTCGGCCAGGGACTCCGTCAGATAGCGCTGCACGCGCTCCTTCCAGAAACCGGGGTTGGATCGGCCGCGATGACAGTCGTCCTGCATCACCTCCGCCCCGCTGCGCGCGTGGTAGGCGGCGTAGGGGCTGTCGCACGCCTCGGCGATGCAGCCCAGCGCCTTGCTGAAAAACGTGTGGCGCGTCGCGCAGGTACGAGCGAGCTCGGCGATCGCCGCGAACGGTCCGCCGCGCGGGGAGGCCGCGGGTGTCGTGGTCGCGGGGGTCGCTTGGGTCGCGGCCGGGGCCGCCGGCGTCATCGTAGTGATTTTCAGCTTGGACACGACTTGTGCTCACGCTCGGGAAGTGCGGGCCTCCGGCCCGCCGGTGGGGGCGAGACGCCCGCACTCCCCGATTTTTCCACAGGCAAGGCCTGCCCGGCGCTACAGAATCGACGTCTCCTGCGACTGCTCGATCTCCGGCAGCGACAACGGCATGAAAAACGCGAAGCCCACCTCGTAGGCGTCCTCGCGCAGCAGGTGACAGCGCACGCAACGCGCGAACGTGAGCGGGATATTCAGCGTCTTGCGGTCGAACTCGAGCCGATAGATGTCGCCGACGTGCATCGGGATCGGACAGAGAATGCGGCAGCCGCCCTCGGATACGTCGCCGGTGACGCCCTGCACCTTGAAATCGAGCACCTGGCTGGCGTTGCCCGACTGCAGCGTGACCTTGGCCTTGACCGTGATGCGGAAGTGCGCCCGCTGCCGCCGGATTTCGTCGGGCGTGTTCTGCTCCAGCTCCTTGAGCATGTCGAACGCACGATCATGGTCGATCGCGTCATTGGTCTGTTCAAAATCGAACATCAGGCTCATCCTCAATTTCTGTGGCACGGCCGGGTGGCACGGGCGTCTCGCCCGTGTTCGCGCGAGCGCAACGCTCGCACCACCGCGCCGCTACGGCGCCCCGGCCGCTTCCGCCGCCATGGCCGCCTCGGAGGCTGGCGACTCGAAATCGACGACGACTTTCATTCCGGCGATCCAGCCGCGGTCGCCGTTGGAAACGCTGAGCTTGATTTTCCGCGTCTGACTCGCGGCGTCTGCCACGGGGCTCACAAAGACGACCGTGCCGACCCGGGTTCCCCAGCGCGACTCGACCGCGCGGACCGCGAAGCGCTCACCCGCGCGCGCCTCGTGAGACAACTCGATCGGACAGTCGACCGCCACCAGCAGCGGATCGAGCTGCACCAGCGTGACGACCGACTCGCGTGACTCCGCCGCCTCGCCGACTTCTTTCTGACGCTCGGCGATGACGCCGGCGAAGGGCGACGTCAGCCGCAGGCCGTCCAGCATGCACACCTGCAGGGCGTAGTCGCGGCGACTTTCGTCGAGGTTGCGCTGCGCGAGCAAGTGCTCCAGACGCGCGGTTTCCAGCGTGGTTCGCGCCGTGAGCAGTTCAAAGGCCGAGACGCTGCCGCCGGCGAGCGTATTCAGCCGGTCGAACGCTTCCTGGGCGTGTTGCGCGCGGACGGCGGCCATCTCGACTTCGAGCGTGGATTCTGCCTTCAACCGCGCGACTTCCACCCGCGCCCGCTGAACGTCGTCGTCGAAAACGGCGATCGTGCAACCCACGTCGACGCTCTCACCCTCGTTGACGCAGAATTCCTTGATGCGGCTGGTTTGCGCGACCGCCAGCAGAGCCTTGCGCGACGGCGCGGTAAACGCCGGCACGCCCCCAGCGTGCGATGGCGGCTGCGGGCGCGCCGCGACATCCTCTCCGCCGGCCGAGACGGCGGCGACGAGGATGCTCAGCCATCGCGCTCCGCGCGCGAATCGGCGCGATGGGTGCGAGTGCGAGTCGCAGGGATACGGCACGGCGCGACCTCCGGGTACAGCCACGGAGTACTTCGGACGGTCCACGCCGCTGCGACAATAGCGGGCCAGACTACCTCCTTCTTGCGCCCTCCGGCCGCTTCGCGACCGGCGGTTCCTCTACCGCCGAACTTGCGCCCGCCTTGCCGCG
Coding sequences within it:
- a CDS encoding multidrug resistance protein MdtN encodes the protein MSKLKITTMTPAAPAATQATPATTTPAASPRGGPFAAIAELARTCATRHTFFSKALGCIAEACDSPYAAYHARSGAEVMQDDCHRGRSNPGFWKERVQRYLTESLAEGRARATLLSARQAELRIALISVPLFDKGGATMGALALVAPITDVDARPRVALVESLAALTSCLAASVGAAPATAGQAGVKEATHAAARAAAFESVEELAFNITNTLRNKLGGELVALGLVSGRRVRIISISGLDDVSRRSPGVVCIQAAMEECLDFGRAVSGDIDASDDQPAPAYRLHRQWRQSARGASVASIPLMAGDKCVAVLSLRRRADKPLRADELEQIKTTVEPYAGALLLVRAARRSVLRHVRDALHERVAAFAQPERHALRIAVGVVLVAATWFFFGTLNYDVAVPCVVTPAEVRHVSMPLDGTLAAARAIAGDRVRAGDVLCELDRREPELQAGELRAQLAVCQQDRQRAMAAAAPVEARLAEANEHLAQAKLRIVERRLEQTLVRSPIDGVVVNGDMRTRVGAVLPQGTPLFEVAPLSNWRLELRAPQTIAADLSRDITGRFANHARPEVTQPFRLTHVRPRPEPHEGRNVYIAEGEIAVDTDWMRPGMEGLAKVHLGRRAVWWVTLHRAIDYLRLNFWL
- a CDS encoding PilZ domain protein, which translates into the protein MFDFEQTNDAIDHDRAFDMLKELEQNTPDEIRRQRAHFRITVKAKVTLQSGNASQVLDFKVQGVTGDVSEGGCRILCPIPMHVGDIYRLEFDRKTLNIPLTFARCVRCHLLREDAYEVGFAFFMPLSLPEIEQSQETSIL